Below is a genomic region from Triticum dicoccoides isolate Atlit2015 ecotype Zavitan chromosome 5A, WEW_v2.0, whole genome shotgun sequence.
GGAAGGAACTCCCATGCATGCTCATGGCATATTGCTCTCAAGAAAGCTTGGTAGACTAGACATTCTATCAGTTGTTTCTTTACCATGAGTTATTAGTATttatttttccatttttttctcCACCTGTTTTCCCATCTGCCACCCCTTAGGCAGTGGGATATGCGGCTGTTGTATCTTTTTGGACATGTTGTGTACTGTACCCATGCATGGTCTGATAGAGATGATCCAGTGAAAGAATCAAAGCCGAACATGGACTCTTGTCCTTCTACTATGAAATGAATACATATTATATCTTCTTTCGTTGTGGAGGTCATACAACTTGAGCTGTCGATAAACTTTTAATCCTGATATGCATGTCTCGCTATATTCGGGAGCTCGCAATATTTCATAGAAATAACCATGTGTCTGTGTGTGGGGTGGGGATAAAACTTCACCTCGATTTTTAAGAAAGAACGataaggacagacccagtgcatagaagctcccacacaaggtggggtctggggagggattataggaacctagtcttacccctgcaaagtgcaatgcagagaggctggttcgaacccaggacctcttggcacaagtggggaggacttcaccactgcgccaggcctgccctctTAAGAAAGAACGATGATAGAAAAAAAGCCTCACAACTTTGATACACCAAGAATAAAGCACTAGGGTGCACGTACAGCTAGGGAATGAACGGGAAGTCCACAAATGCActaaatgtatatatatatatatatatatatatatatatatatatatatatatatatactgcttATTGGTTGCGAGAAATTTTGTCCAGATCAATGATGAGTTGAAGTGCATAAGAAAATAGCTTCATAGTGTCTTAAGCAGCAAATAATGGAGTCTATGAGCAGTCCTTGATTGTCCTTTTGTACTGTACTGTAGTGTGCTGCATCGTACGCATCATAGCTAGCTGAATTAACTTTTGCACACGTAGGCGGCATAGATCAGCTAGTTTAGAGCCTAAGCACCCATCAGACGGTATAATATCGTAGGAGTATTATGAATCAATCATCGGCAGAAAGGACAAAGTCGCTAGTTAAGCAGCAGCTGCAGTCAAAGATGTGTAGTGTAGAGAAAACAAGAAACTCACCGGAAACACGGGGGCCATGTCTTGTGGGAGGAGCTCCTGCTGCATGTCTCAAGGAATGGAGATGGGAGAAGAAAAACAAAGCGGCACACAGGATGCAGAACCACAGCAGCGCAGGGCCTGGCCAGGCAGAAGCAAACAGCTGGGCAAAGAGACAAACGCACGAGCAGTCGTGCGCGCGTGCACGCGCGCATGTGCGCCCCACGCACGTACGTACCAAGGCAGCAGGCACATGCAGCACTACGTACATCCCGTGAGTTGTGGCCAGGGCAGGGACCAGACAGCCTCATTTCTTTCAAGGCCAAAAGTGAGCACAGGCTAGTATTGGGTGCCAACATTATCAGCATTTTGCGGTCCAGAAAACATATGATTGATGGTAATTGTTGAGAAAGGAAGCACCAGCGCCTGAAGCACTGAGCAATGCATAACACAGATGTTGCAGTGCCATGCATGGTTCAGTCGAGGTTTCCCCATTGACATTAACTCATGCATGTCATGGTCCAGTACAACAGTCAAGATTTCAGGTACTCTGATTGAGCTTCCGTAGTGGATTCCTGACCCTTGCTGGAGTGGTGTACCAGCTACTAGTTGTCTTTCTCAGAAGGACTGTATGCACAATATCTCAGTTCTCCTCTATGGCAATTCCATTATTCGTGAGATATGCACCAAGCTTAGGGCATGTTGGAGTTGCAATGGTTTCACATGAAACGGTTGAGTTCCTGAAAGAGCAGCATCATCATATCAAGAGAACAACAATGGCATAGACAGCAGCATATCAAGAGAACAACAACAGGTTAGTCACCTCTCAAAGGACCAGGGAAAAGGTGCAATTGCATGGAGATACGACCGCAAAAAAGTGTGGCCACACAGACTGATTCCAACTTTCCATCAAAAGCACAAAGCATCAGATACGGATCACTTCAAACCGTTAAAAAAAGGTATAGCTCGCTCGCGGAAGTACAATTGTTCCAATCTCAGATTGTCATCAACTTGCCAATTGATAATTATCTTTTTTGAAAGATAGCAGGAGAGCTGCTACTATTCATTAAGAGGAAGCGGTAAAGAGTTATCAATCTCAGGTTGTCATCAACTTGCCAATTGATAATTATCATCAACAGTATAACATCAAGTTGAAGCACAGGTAAGAAATGATCTTCACATCAATCTTTCTCCAGTCGTACAAGAAGATGACAGTCTCAGACTACTGAGTTGGATCTCTCCCCCTTTGCCTGTGACAGCAGGCAACCATGGAGAGAAAAAAGGACCTCAAACAATGAAGTCTAGCCTATACAGAGCAACTACACCTAAACTACTCTAACCCTGAAAAAATGGCTGTGCCAAAAAAGAAAATCCTAGAATGGAAGGAAAAAACAAGAGCCGCCATGGAGACCCATCAGTCGCTCCATCGGAGCAACATGACGACGCAGCGGCGGAAGATGTAGAACCTAGCCCTCTTCTCTCTGAAAGCCCTGTTGAGCTTCCCTTGGCCTCCAATCTTCATGGTATGCTCAGGAAGCTTGGTGCAAGGCAAAGAGAGGAGTGCAGCTAGGCAGACAGCTTGTAGACTAGTGGCTGGTGTGGTATGAGATGAGAGGGATGTTGAGTGGGGGGGCCTTTATATAGAggcacacaagggatgatatgccaTATCAAAAGGACATCATACCCCCCACATGCAGGCAGTTTGTTTACGCACTAGGAGGCACACTTCTGACCCTAAACTTATCCTACTCATTATTCTACTTGCTTGGAGCTTAGGAGCTAGCAAAAGGCTTAAAGTATGCAATGGCCATGaccaccccagagaattacagtgGTAAAAACAGACAAGATCAAGtggtcatccatccatccatgcaaCAAAGGCAGATGAAAGGTTGTTTAGTGACTCCAAGAAAGGAACTCCAAAAGATATCCTACCAATGCTTGGAGGGAAACTTCCAGGAAGGTCACCTTGATGCATAGAGTAGAACTGATTAAGCTTACCGCTAACAGGTGTTAAAACCTGGTGATTCGGCAATTAGGAAATGCTCTACACAAACGACGAAGCTAGGGGTAAAACTCAGACTTCTATGAAACTTGTCTGATTCCACTTTCCGTGCACTGGCATGGAGTTCTCAGTCCTGACTAATTCAAATTATTGTTGACAGATGATAACGCCTGGTAGTAGTGCATTTATGAAATGCTCTACAATAGGCTTAAAGTTTGGACTTCTAGGAGACTTGTCTGATTTCACTTTCCATGCAGTGGGATGGAGCTATGTCCAATGTGGTACTTCCATTAGTCATTACAGCTATGTTTGATACACATCCTGGTGACAGCAATCAAGTCGGCAGCATAGGACAGCAGTAGGATATGAACACATCGTAATTCTTGGACTCAGAAAATTGTTTGAGTGGGGAGTCAAGTATATGAGTGCTCCACGTACTTCAGATCATTTTACTCAAACATCAGGTTGTTTTGTTGATCCATCTTAAAAACTGAATAATTTTGAATGCAACATAAAAGTATATTTCTTTTGTAGTGCCATGAAAACTAGATAGTAACCTTTGTCAAAGTTTCCTGTTCACAGAATTAGCATATTGATATGAACTAACCAAGTTCCCCTATCGCCTTCTAGTCAGATGACAGGGTCCTTGATACAAGACCATAAATTATCTGTGTTTCTTATCCCCCAAACAGCAGCTATATTGGCAATAAGTTCCCTAGATCAAGGTAATTATTTTCGTTAACTACCGCAAATATCGTTTACATGTCCCCATTGTAAGAGAGGAAGAGACACAGGGGATATGGCTAGTGTGCACATCTTGTGACATTAGCAACAGATTAGTGTGCACAGGATATGGCTAGGGTTATATATGCATCTGTGTGGCTATGCACCTAGACTATGCACTTATCTATCTCACATACGTCTTCACTCGACAGCTGTAGCTAGGCAAACATCATCCATGCAATCACTACAAGACATCGTTAAGTACAAAAAGGTTGCAAGGGAAAGCAGTAGTTATTACAGGGCTGAACATTAATCATGTATGATGGAATCAAATCAGAAGAAAATCTCCATATGCATTGAACCTGTGTTATGCTACTGAGGCCGTAATATTAGAACAAAACTGAGGATCGAAGATGAGGGTATCACGAAGAAACTTCCTAACTGAAGGATGATCTCAGTATGATCTTGGCCTTCCTTTTTAATAATTTAAAAGGTGCCTTTTTGTAGTCTGCAATTTTCTCAATATAACAAGAGATTTAAAGTGCTTAGTGGAGAATGAACAAATTATGTGCCTCCATTATTTGCTGCATAAATTTATATTTTAATATTTTTTAGGCTTACAATCTGCAGAATAATCTTAAACTAAGTCAACTGCAACTAGTTAGGGAAAAGTAAAGTACTACTTGCCTTGGAACAAGTACTTTTAGTGCTTCAACACTTCAACAAAGCCAATCCTAGCATAACATGTAGAATTCATGAACTCAACAAAAACAAATTCCACACTCAAAACATATATCTCAACAACACAATGCTTATGTTGGGAACCATGAAATATCACAACAAAATCTGCAGATGCAATGAACATAGGCCTTATTAGGGGACAACGACTTAGCTAATAACAATATTAGCAGTAATAAATAATGAGCTAGGCTGGCAACTGAGGCAGTAATCATTTTGTTGTTTTCTCACTAACAATGATGAACTTAAAGACTTACAGTCCTAAAAAACACCTTAGGGAGCAAAACAAAATGCACATGTGAGCAACAAGAAACATTATTTAAAGATCATCACTTTCAGTAAAAGGTATCGAATAGGGAATAAACAGATAAAACTGAGCCAAAAATGAACACACACTCGTCAATCTGTCTTTTGCCCAGCTTAGCCCTCCATTTCCATATAAGAGTAGAATCAACATATGCATTAGAATATTAGATAATGTGCACCTAAATAAACTGGATACTTGATAATGAAAATAAAATTACTACCACTATAGCTAATTTTCTGGATGTGATCAGATATAGATTATTCTCCATTTATCCTAAATTTCGAATGACTATTCTTTTGCAACAAACCGGACAGTGCCTTTTTCACAATTTGAGGTACACAGAAATACTTTTCAAATGATACAGCATATGTTTTTGGGTAAGGTAATTTgttcctttcaaaaaaaaatatgGGCATTCAAAAGAACAACACAAAGATGCAGATAAAATACATTTTTTACCGAGTAACACATATATCAATGGAGGTATGCAggtattgaaccatctcttcataAACCTCCATTGTACCAATATTTCTCCTATTCGGGGCGGATAAAGCATGAGGAAGTGTACAAACAAATCCCGGCATGCAACTAGTCACGAACGGGCAACGTGAACTCGCACAATATGAAGAATTCACTTTTGGTGTGTAGTTGTGCCTTCAGTATAGCCATTAGCAGATGATGTCAACATTTCTCTCCTCAGCATCCACCATTAAGAATCCAGTGCCCAAGCTATGAATGAGAATATAAGGCCCGTCAGAGGAAGGCTTCAAATTTATGTTATTTTATTTTATCTAGTGAAAGAGAGGAAGATTTCAAATGATGGTCTCTCAAGGTAATAGACAACCATGTGTATGGTCGGGAAATTATAAGTTGTTGCGGTACAGAAATAGTGCTAGACAAGACCAGACAGGTCCCATTACTACAGCAGTGAAAAGATCATAGAGTTCATCAACCCTTCTTCATATAGCTCTCCATTCTTGCCCTACTATTGTTTCGGTGAACCGGTTTGTCAATCAGTTAGGCAACAACTGTACATAGTTGCATGGGTTGCCTGCATGAGAGTCAAAAAAGAACGAGAACCAGCAAGACAGCTGAAGTTAGCTATTGAAATTCTTTAATGTCAAAGCTCGGCAAAGTTGTGGCTACAAGGATTAGTAGGAAAGTTGCACCACTAGAACACTAACCAATTGAAGTGGAACAAGACCAGTGCATGCATAAATGAAGAGAACATATCACAGTCAGCAATTCTGGATAAATTGGCATATTCTCAAGTGTGCAGCTTAACAAAATTGCTCGGAGGATAGATAAGTCGGGAACAATATGCCTCCTCTGCAAGTTCTAAGGAAACAAGATCAGATTCTTCAATATTTAAAGAGAACTGGCTTTTAACTCATTTGCTCTTCTACAAAATAACCAACAGAAGAACAAAATAATTAAAGTTGCTCAAAACTAACCAAAGATGCATAAGATCCTACCAACCCGTCAGACAGATTGAAGGCAAGAGATCTTAAAAGTACTCAACGTACAAACACTTATATTTATCTATCCAAGAACATCCTTGTCTGATATAAATGAATTCTTGTGTTGTATGGCAACTCTAATTGAATTACCAAATAATTCTGCACAGTGCAACTTGCATGATATTATAAGGCTTTTTATGAAAAGCAGGAGCTTAAACAAGTCTACCTCTAGCCCCAATCCAAAATGCCTGAACAAAAAGCTGGTGAGATCATGGATGCTCACATGGTCTGGTGCATTGCTCAACTCACAGCTGCTTCAGCCATGTTATAAGTTTCAGAATCCATTGCCAATTTCCATCTCTCAAAATGATTGCACTCCAGGAGAGAGAAGAATATATATAAAGAATACAAGCCTGTCTCCTAAATTATATACTCAACTTATTCAACTTGGCTGCGTACTTGCATGTGAGTGAACTCATTCTTCTGTCTCTATAAAGGCACTCCAGATCCTCACATGCTAACCAATTCCACAGACTCAATCAGCAAACCTTTATAGCATATGATCTGCTTTAAACTCTAACAACCAAAATAATTTGTACTTAGCC
It encodes:
- the LOC119301257 gene encoding uncharacterized protein LOC119301257 gives rise to the protein MKIGGQGKLNRAFREKRARFYIFRRCVVMLLRWSD